Sequence from the Rutidosis leptorrhynchoides isolate AG116_Rl617_1_P2 chromosome 3, CSIRO_AGI_Rlap_v1, whole genome shotgun sequence genome:
GCACATTTGAATGCCGCCACCTCACCAAATATATCCATGGGTGGTGATGTAGACGCCGCCAATGATTCTCAAAGCTCGGTCCAAAAAATAATACaggaaatgatgatgtcatcatcccAACTTGGCGGTGGTGGAATGGGAAGTGATATGAAAAATTCTAATGATTTAATTCAGGTAGGCAGTAATAGTTCAGGTATGGTGGGAAATGGTGGTGGCATGGCTGGTGGTGGATTTGGTCAAGCAGGTATGGTCAACGGGATGCGGAATTCGTTGAGTATGAACGGAAGAGTTGCAATGCAGATGatgaataaccatcatcatcagcaccaacaacagcaacaacaacaacagcagcaggatTTAGGGAGCCACTTGCTTAATGGTCTTGGAGCTGTTAATGGGTTCAATAATCTACCATTTGACTGGAAACCGTCTCCATAGAAGATTCGATGCAGTAGTAACATATCTGTTGTATCCACAAGTTGATCTATAAAAGATTCTGAAATCTTGTTTGGATAATGTAAAGAAGATGGAGGGGCATGATGGTGCTAAATTCAGATAATATAGGGACATGATCCGAAAACTAAGAAGCAAGTGATATTTGGGGTCCCAAATTGTACTAATTTCAGAGATAAGAGGAAAGATATAACATGGCAGTTGGTTTTAATTATTTatccttttttttcttctttttgtgGGTTTTTGATTTTGAAATGTGCACCAAAAGGGTTGACTTCTTTGGTATGTTGGTTCCTTTTGTCTATGTATGACTAGAAGGGTGCTTTCTAATGTTGTTTATATGATGACTGGACAAGGAAGTATGGGATGATGCCCCCATTGTTGGTGCTGCTCCCTCAAAGCTCTACTTGTATTAGTAGTATGTCAGAATGCTatatcttctctctctctctctccactaCAAGTGAGTGTATATATACTGCTATGAAATGGAATGTTGAAGCTTCTTAATGTTGAATTTAGTAATTTTCCATTTTGGTGATGAAATTGCTCCCTTCAAAGTTTTTTTATAAATCAACCAAACTTGTGCATTAAAAAACTTGTAACGTACAAATAACAGAGGCACGCTAATGTTCTCACCACCCTTTGTGGGAGTTTTTCTACACTTGTACTCCAATATGGGCTACCAGATAAAAGTATCATGTGTCTTCTTATTGCCGTTCTGAATTACAAAAGAAATATTACAAGAAGCAACAAGGGTTTTGGCCTAATGATGGTTAAGGAGTTGAACAGCTaagggaattttttttttttttaatcctttTAGCTATACGTTTAAGATTAAAGCATGTGTTTTTATTTTAAATCAAGATGAAGGTTATTGGTTGCTTGATAAAGTAAAGGCTGTAAACTGCAGCACAAAGCAAAAATTTGAGCAGGTGTTAAAATATATAGTTAAGTAATGTGGTTTGCACGGCTTTCTGGTTATGTCTACTAGAATAAAACCCCGGTGTCTAGTTGAAACCATTTTTtccaagattacaaactaaaattactCACTTCCTTGTTCCAATTTATCAAGGGATACCTCACAATCTAGTTGCAAGAGTTTTTATGTGTATAATCGTAATAATACTTACATGCTCTATGATTGATATAAGTACATTACTTATCGTTTTACCAGCATTTTAAGTATCAAACTAACCTAGTTTCTATTAAGACAGACAAAGTGGTATAAGTATCGAAAGAAAACTACATAATATCTTCTTAAAATGCTGTAAACTCTCATGAAGCCAAGAGGTTTTGATACACGAGTAAACAATTGTTACTCGGCATACTTGTTTAAAGCGGCACAAAGAGTGGATTTAGCGACAACACCAGTAAAACTCCCTTTGTTTTCCCCGTCCTTGTAGAAAAGCACAGTTGGGATGCTTGTAATTCCATATTGTGATGCAACATTCGGGTAGTCATCGATGTTAATTCTATAACACAAAACTTTTCCCGCGTACTCTTTTGCGAGTTCCACAACTATTGAAGATATCATCTGACATGGCACACACGATGGTGCCCAGAACTCGACTAGCACTGGCTTGTCAGCTGCTACCACCAACTCAGTCCATGAACATGCTGTAACCACTTCAACTATAGCCCAATGTAGTAGAATGTGCATTGTGTTAGAACTATATTGACTCGGAACCGAaccaaattttaaaaaaaaattcaagcaCTGGGATAGTAGATATACACACAATTTACAATAAGTGTACAAAGACATTCAAATGATTACCCTGTGGGAGTCCAGGATGGATCTAATGCTTTGCCAATGGTAGAACGGGCTATTAGTGAAATACGCGATGCAGTTGAAAtttttttgagttttaattagtgatACTATTGGATAGTGTAAATATTTTTGAGTAGCACCATtggatagtgtaattttttttttaacttttaactAATGAGACCCGTGACTATAATTCTTAGATCTGTTAGAACAGGTATGGAGAGATGCACACACAAGTGATGTAAATGAAGTAGGAAATATATTAAGTTGAAAATTCATTTACAAATTCTTGTACAATTTTTTTCAACATACAATTAAAATGGCATAATAGTGAAACTCTTTGTTTGAAACTTTAACAAGTAAAGTTACTCAACATATTTGTCCAAGGTGGCACAAAGAGTGGACTTAGGAACAGCACCAATGACACTCTCTTTCTTTTCACCATTTTTGAAAAAGAGTACAGTTGGGATGCTTCTGATTCCATATTTAGATGCTATGTTTGGGCAGTCATCTGTGTTGATCTTAAAGCACAAAGCTTTGCCCGCGTATTCTTTTGCAAGCTCATCGACCACCGGGGCTATCATACGGCATGGACCACACCATGGTGCCCAAAACTCTACCAATACTGGGATTTCTGCTGCTTCCACCAAATCGGTCCATGTTGTGTCTGTTACCACTTTAACTACATGATTTGCAAACAGGAATTAATAGGTGGTTTTAACTCCGTGTAATTTCTGTTACCATTTGAACAACATAATCCTTTACTAAATGATTCAAGTTGTGTTATACTACGTATATTATTAGTAACAGGCAAGGCCGTCTTCGAGACATGTGCAGAGTGTGCAACCGTACATGCCTATAAGGGGGCCCCAAAttttgaaaatgtatatattataattcaCTATTTATTTTACGTGCCACAATATCATATAGAGTTAATTTTTTTAATTAGTTAGTTCACAAATCACGAGTTTAAAACATTACTTAATGCGTATTAAAAAATTTAACCTTTTTGGGGCTCATTTTTGTTTATCGAACAAGGCCTTCAAAGTTAGCGGGACGGCCCTGGTTGGTAACAGGGTTGGACTAGAAA
This genomic interval carries:
- the LOC139902264 gene encoding thioredoxin M-type, chloroplastic-like produces the protein MHILLHWAIVEVVTACSWTELVVAADKPVLVEFWAPSCVPCQMISSIVVELAKEYAGKVLCYRINIDDYPNVASQYGITSIPTVLFYKDGENKGSFTGVVAKSTLCAALNKYAE
- the LOC139898904 gene encoding uncharacterized protein, producing the protein MAMEKCIQMGTSCVLRSQIHHPLTSIHTSSSSSSNFTNINYRKPSTITSSFTFNRTHSTTTTTTTSSTSRIVLCKAAASEVKVVTDTTWTDLVEAAEIPVLVEFWAPWCGPCRMIAPVVDELAKEYAGKALCFKINTDDCPNIASKYGIRSIPTVLFFKNGEKKESVIGAVPKSTLCATLDKYVE